The Micromonospora sp. WMMD961 genome has a segment encoding these proteins:
- a CDS encoding TetR/AcrR family transcriptional regulator has translation MAESDSDPTSGGPDAPHRRLDARRNQERVIAAARELFGEQGLQVTVPQIAERAGVGRATVYRSYPSKEDLIVAVVQRQFQELEQRTRAALDGADAYREWCSFVPDLFGRLARDRVLADAFFEGRLVPAARILGLVGQLVAAARSSGKIRPDAGERDIRVILCGAVRQLIVLDERDPAVWRRYADLVLNALRP, from the coding sequence ATGGCAGAGTCCGACTCCGATCCGACGTCGGGCGGCCCGGATGCTCCCCATCGGCGTCTGGACGCCCGGCGCAACCAGGAGCGGGTCATCGCCGCCGCCCGGGAGCTCTTCGGCGAGCAGGGTCTGCAGGTGACGGTGCCACAGATCGCGGAGCGGGCCGGGGTCGGTCGCGCGACGGTGTACCGCAGCTACCCCAGCAAGGAAGACCTGATCGTCGCGGTCGTCCAGCGGCAGTTTCAGGAGCTGGAGCAGCGCACCCGCGCGGCGCTCGACGGCGCCGACGCGTACCGGGAGTGGTGTTCCTTCGTGCCTGACCTGTTCGGACGCCTCGCCCGCGACCGGGTCCTCGCCGACGCGTTCTTCGAGGGCAGGTTGGTGCCCGCCGCGCGCATCCTGGGCCTGGTCGGGCAGTTGGTGGCGGCGGCCCGATCGTCCGGCAAGATCCGCCCGGACGCCGGGGAGCGGGACATTCGGGTGATCCTCTGCGGGGCGGTCCGGCAGCTCATCGTGCTCGACGAGCGCGACCCGGCGGTGTGGCGCCGGTACGCCGACCTGGTGCTCAACGCGCTACGCCCCTGA
- a CDS encoding carboxymuconolactone decarboxylase family protein codes for MPRLADPDPNAFPEDVREVLSTLPPDPMVKMLAHSVGTVKLFVDLARAQFTSLELPARSRELVVLTVAEYAECEFEAAQHRPMALEAGLDQRVIEIISARDLDNPDLSASDRALIRFTAEVVRSPRISDELFDQVRQVLSEREIVEVLQVVGYYWSFSRVCTVLDVELTKVYSDERVVSGDAGRAD; via the coding sequence ATGCCCCGTCTCGCCGACCCCGACCCGAACGCCTTCCCGGAGGACGTCCGGGAGGTGCTGTCCACCCTGCCGCCGGATCCGATGGTCAAGATGCTGGCCCACTCGGTCGGTACGGTAAAGCTGTTCGTCGACCTCGCGAGGGCGCAGTTCACCTCGCTGGAGCTGCCGGCCCGCTCGCGGGAGCTGGTCGTCCTGACCGTTGCCGAATACGCGGAGTGCGAGTTCGAAGCCGCCCAGCACAGGCCGATGGCGCTGGAAGCCGGCCTCGATCAGCGCGTCATTGAGATCATCAGCGCTCGAGACCTCGACAACCCGGACCTGTCGGCGTCCGACCGGGCTCTCATCCGGTTCACCGCCGAGGTGGTGCGATCTCCACGCATCTCCGACGAACTGTTCGACCAGGTGCGGCAGGTCCTGAGCGAACGCGAGATCGTGGAGGTGCTTCAGGTGGTGGGCTACTACTGGTCGTTCAGCCGGGTCTGCACCGTGCTCGACGTCGAACTCACCAAGGTGTACAGCGACGAGCGGGTGGTCTCCGGCGACGCTGGCCGGGCAGACTGA
- a CDS encoding VOC family protein, producing the protein MFTAITHSQIYVLDQDAALDFYVGKLGLEVNADVDMGFMRWLTVNVPGEPGRQILLEKPGPPAMSEETAQQVRALVTKGAMGGSLIFSTDDCRKTYETLLGRGVEFTEEPTERFYGIDCALRDPFGNSIRFTQLTP; encoded by the coding sequence ATGTTCACCGCGATCACGCACTCACAGATCTACGTCCTCGACCAGGACGCGGCCCTCGACTTCTACGTCGGCAAGCTCGGCCTGGAGGTCAACGCCGACGTCGACATGGGCTTCATGCGCTGGCTGACCGTCAACGTCCCCGGGGAGCCGGGTCGCCAGATCCTGTTGGAGAAGCCCGGCCCACCGGCGATGTCCGAGGAGACCGCCCAGCAGGTCCGCGCCCTGGTCACCAAGGGTGCGATGGGTGGCTCGCTCATCTTCTCCACCGACGACTGCCGCAAGACGTACGAGACGCTGCTGGGCCGCGGCGTCGAGTTCACCGAGGAACCCACCGAGCGCTTCTACGGGATCGACTGCGCCCTGCGCGACCCGTTCGGCAACAGCATCCGCTTCACCCAGTTGACGCCCTGA
- a CDS encoding aldo/keto reductase produces MRTTTLGSTGPEVGVIGLGCMGMSHGYDITGPRDDDTSISVIRQALDLGATLIDTSDVYGPYTNEELVGRALAGGRRERAVLATKVGLVATSPTGGPGNSPKIGNNGRPEHIRAAIDESLHRLGTDHVDLYQLHRVDPEVPVEESWGAMAEVVAAGKARQIGLSEVTVAQIARAQAVHPVASVQSELSLWTRDPLAEVLSYCAEQGIAFLPFSPLGRGFLAGRFTSFDDLPADDFRRGLPRFQQDALRANLAIVARVREIADRAGFSPAQVALAWVVAQGDQVIPIPGTKTPRYLLDNCAAGDLRLSAADLADLDALPAPEGGRY; encoded by the coding sequence ATGCGAACCACCACGCTGGGCAGCACCGGACCCGAGGTCGGCGTCATCGGCCTCGGGTGCATGGGCATGAGCCACGGCTACGACATCACCGGCCCGCGCGACGACGACACGTCGATCTCCGTCATCCGACAGGCGCTGGACCTGGGCGCGACGCTGATCGACACCTCGGACGTGTACGGGCCGTACACCAACGAGGAACTGGTCGGGCGGGCGCTCGCCGGCGGCCGCCGGGAGCGGGCCGTACTGGCCACAAAGGTCGGCCTGGTGGCCACCTCCCCCACCGGCGGCCCCGGCAACTCACCGAAGATCGGCAACAACGGCCGCCCGGAGCACATCCGCGCGGCGATCGACGAGAGCCTGCACCGGCTCGGCACCGACCACGTCGACCTCTACCAGTTGCACCGGGTCGACCCGGAGGTGCCCGTCGAGGAGTCCTGGGGCGCGATGGCCGAGGTCGTGGCGGCCGGCAAGGCCCGGCAGATCGGGCTGTCCGAGGTGACGGTGGCCCAGATCGCGCGGGCCCAGGCGGTGCACCCGGTGGCGTCGGTGCAGTCCGAGCTGTCACTCTGGACCCGCGACCCGCTGGCCGAGGTGCTGTCCTACTGCGCCGAGCAGGGCATCGCCTTCCTGCCGTTCTCTCCGCTCGGGCGCGGCTTCCTCGCCGGCCGGTTCACCTCGTTCGACGACCTGCCCGCCGACGACTTCCGGCGCGGCCTGCCGCGTTTCCAGCAGGACGCGCTGCGCGCCAACCTCGCCATCGTCGCCCGGGTCCGGGAGATCGCCGACCGGGCCGGCTTCAGCCCCGCACAGGTCGCCCTCGCGTGGGTGGTCGCCCAGGGTGACCAGGTGATTCCGATCCCCGGCACCAAGACCCCGAGGTACCTGCTGGACAACTGCGCCGCCGGCGACCTGCGGCTCAGCGCCGCGGACCTGGCCGACCTGGACGCGCTGCCCGCCCCAGAGGGAGGCCGCTACTGA
- a CDS encoding DUF2071 domain-containing protein, producing MQPEPVDHAPRQAFPRAVLRQRWEDLAFLHWAVAPEVVAPLLPIGTRPDTVEGVSYVGLIGFRMVGLGFGRGPGVPYFGTFAETNVRLYSVDDAGRRAVVFRSLDASRLVPVLVARATLRLPYLWSSMRLDRDGDRRSYRCRRRWPGPAGATSRMAVRVGERIVDPTPLEHFVTARWGLHTRAYGRTLHLPNWHPRWPLHRAEVLHLDDELVVAAGLPAPVGPPVSVLYSPGVGVAFGPPVAARPRGAGPPEAQ from the coding sequence GTGCAGCCCGAACCGGTCGACCACGCGCCCCGGCAGGCCTTCCCTCGGGCGGTCCTGCGGCAGCGCTGGGAGGACCTCGCCTTTCTGCATTGGGCAGTCGCGCCGGAGGTCGTCGCGCCGTTGCTGCCCATCGGCACTCGCCCGGACACGGTGGAGGGGGTCAGCTACGTCGGCCTGATCGGGTTTCGGATGGTCGGGCTGGGCTTCGGTCGCGGCCCGGGGGTGCCCTACTTCGGCACCTTCGCCGAGACCAACGTCCGGCTCTACTCGGTCGACGACGCCGGCCGACGAGCGGTCGTGTTCCGGTCGCTCGACGCGTCCCGCCTGGTGCCGGTGCTGGTGGCGCGGGCGACGCTACGCCTGCCGTACCTCTGGTCGTCGATGCGGTTGGATCGCGACGGCGACCGGCGCTCCTACCGTTGCCGGCGGCGCTGGCCCGGCCCGGCCGGCGCGACGAGCCGGATGGCGGTGCGGGTGGGGGAGCGGATCGTCGACCCGACCCCACTCGAACACTTCGTCACCGCCCGCTGGGGGCTGCACACCCGCGCGTACGGGCGCACGCTGCACCTGCCGAACTGGCATCCGCGTTGGCCGCTGCACCGGGCCGAGGTGCTGCACCTGGATGACGAGTTGGTCGTCGCCGCCGGGCTGCCGGCACCGGTCGGGCCACCGGTCAGCGTGCTCTACTCGCCCGGCGTCGGGGTCGCGTTCGGCCCGCCGGTGGCGGCTCGGCCGCGCGGGGCCGGGCCGCCGGAGGCTCAGTAG
- a CDS encoding sigma-70 family RNA polymerase sigma factor, with translation MTQSDAELVVLAQTGDAAALGALLARHEAGMRAVALSVLGYGPDAEDAVQDSIVVALRRIGELRDPTAVGSWLRAIVRNNARMTLRGPRPVPVAEPEWFSQPADTPTPEEVLDRAAMRDWVWHSLGQLSEPDRLVTLLRYFSDASSYEQIAAVCGVPVGTVRSRLSHARRALAGGLRTAANVAHTDVAASNDSRWREGSDMITTAMSGDFERVVRENWWPDAEMVVPGGPRGGRELAINGMNRDLAAGVRQRLRNVVASGDVLIWETDLISPPDDPEHCPPAALWLQLLRAGRVRQLTLFHPVPARV, from the coding sequence GTGACGCAGAGCGACGCGGAGCTGGTCGTGCTCGCGCAGACGGGCGACGCGGCCGCGCTCGGGGCGCTGCTGGCGCGGCACGAGGCCGGGATGCGGGCCGTCGCGCTGAGCGTCCTCGGTTACGGGCCGGACGCCGAGGACGCGGTGCAGGACAGCATTGTCGTCGCCCTGCGGCGCATCGGCGAGCTCCGCGACCCGACCGCCGTCGGCTCCTGGTTGCGTGCCATCGTGCGGAACAACGCCCGGATGACGTTGCGCGGGCCCCGACCGGTCCCGGTCGCCGAACCGGAGTGGTTCTCCCAGCCCGCCGACACGCCCACCCCGGAGGAAGTACTGGACCGGGCGGCGATGCGCGACTGGGTGTGGCACTCCCTCGGGCAACTGTCCGAACCTGACCGCCTCGTCACCCTGCTGCGGTACTTCAGCGACGCGTCCTCGTACGAGCAGATCGCGGCCGTGTGTGGCGTGCCGGTCGGCACCGTCCGCAGCCGCCTCAGCCACGCCCGCCGTGCGCTCGCCGGCGGCCTGCGCACGGCGGCGAACGTGGCGCACACGGATGTCGCCGCCTCGAACGACTCGCGGTGGCGGGAGGGCAGCGACATGATCACCACGGCGATGAGCGGCGATTTCGAACGGGTGGTCCGGGAGAACTGGTGGCCGGACGCCGAGATGGTCGTGCCGGGCGGCCCGCGCGGTGGCCGGGAGCTGGCGATCAACGGCATGAACCGCGACCTGGCCGCCGGGGTACGTCAGCGGTTGCGCAACGTGGTGGCCAGCGGCGACGTGCTGATCTGGGAGACCGACCTGATCAGCCCACCCGACGACCCGGAGCACTGCCCACCCGCGGCGCTGTGGTTGCAACTGCTGCGCGCGGGCCGGGTGCGCCAGCTCACCCTCTTCCACCCCGTCCCGGCACGGGTCTGA
- a CDS encoding alpha/beta hydrolase, whose product MGSTSHDVGSLAPGAHTFTVDGVRQVYHVAGTGPVCVAHSGGPGIEWAYLRTPSLEAHFTMVYVEPVGTGASGQLDNAHDYRLDTYVRFLHAVVEHLGEPRVYLLGHSHGGFVVQRYALAHPGRVAGLALYDTSPVTGAEFWAEAMAGLAAYPQRHPDRPEASAVPAAFAQIGGARDDESLGAALRAALPVYFADFWGRQDEFAPFQAAVRIWATPAAAQDPTPFDVRENLAEITVPVVVIVGAYDFICGPRWAEQLHAGLPNSRLVTLEGSGHFAHIEQPVEFTDAVVELLKR is encoded by the coding sequence ATGGGTTCCACCAGCCACGACGTCGGCAGCCTCGCACCGGGTGCCCACACGTTCACAGTGGATGGCGTTCGGCAGGTCTACCACGTCGCCGGCACCGGCCCGGTCTGCGTCGCGCACTCCGGCGGCCCGGGCATCGAGTGGGCGTACCTGCGGACGCCCAGCCTCGAGGCGCACTTCACCATGGTCTACGTCGAGCCGGTCGGTACGGGCGCGTCAGGGCAGCTCGACAACGCCCACGACTACCGTCTCGACACGTATGTCCGGTTCCTGCACGCCGTCGTCGAGCACCTCGGCGAACCCCGGGTGTACCTCCTCGGGCACTCGCACGGCGGTTTCGTCGTCCAGCGCTACGCGCTCGCCCACCCGGGCCGGGTCGCCGGCCTCGCCCTGTACGACACCTCGCCCGTCACCGGCGCCGAGTTCTGGGCCGAGGCGATGGCCGGCCTCGCCGCGTACCCGCAGCGGCACCCGGACCGGCCGGAGGCGTCTGCGGTTCCGGCCGCCTTCGCTCAGATCGGCGGCGCGAGGGACGACGAGTCGTTGGGGGCCGCTCTGCGCGCCGCCCTGCCGGTGTACTTCGCGGACTTCTGGGGCCGGCAGGACGAGTTCGCCCCGTTTCAGGCGGCTGTCCGGATCTGGGCGACGCCGGCCGCCGCGCAGGACCCCACGCCCTTCGACGTGCGGGAGAACCTCGCTGAGATCACCGTGCCCGTCGTGGTGATCGTCGGGGCGTACGACTTCATCTGCGGCCCGCGGTGGGCCGAGCAGCTGCACGCAGGGCTGCCGAATTCACGGCTGGTGACGCTGGAGGGAAGCGGACACTTCGCGCACATCGAGCAACCGGTGGAGTTCACCGACGCCGTGGTGGAGCTGCTGAAGCGGTGA
- a CDS encoding DUF5709 domain-containing protein — protein MSQTERMDSVDEWNVAEDDGVLDASDTLDDDRVGDPLDTGIIAEDHWTAANRFGTTPAEERAGESLAQHLAQEVPDVDPYAEGGDDEDELTRRGYETEARAGRLVAYDDGVREDDEAESVAWDAGIDAGAATAEEAAIHVIEDPDGPGDGPLR, from the coding sequence GTGAGCCAGACCGAACGGATGGATTCCGTCGACGAGTGGAACGTCGCCGAGGACGACGGGGTCCTGGACGCCTCCGACACCCTCGACGACGACCGGGTCGGCGACCCCCTCGACACCGGCATCATCGCCGAGGACCACTGGACGGCGGCAAACCGGTTCGGCACCACGCCGGCCGAGGAGCGGGCGGGCGAGTCCCTGGCGCAACACCTCGCCCAGGAGGTGCCGGATGTCGACCCGTACGCCGAGGGTGGCGACGACGAGGACGAGCTGACCCGCCGCGGGTACGAGACGGAGGCGCGCGCCGGCCGTCTCGTCGCCTACGACGACGGCGTCCGCGAGGACGACGAGGCCGAGTCGGTGGCGTGGGACGCCGGCATCGACGCGGGTGCCGCCACCGCGGAGGAAGCCGCGATCCACGTGATCGAGGACCCGGACGGGCCCGGCGACGGACCGCTGCGCTGA
- a CDS encoding DHA2 family efflux MFS transporter permease subunit, with translation MTQQSVATSDKLDAAVLKVAGVVVLGAIMSILDVTVVSVALPTFQSEFDASYARVAWTMTAYTLALATVIPLSGWAADRFGTKRLYMVALALFTIGSGLCATADTIGELIGYRVLQGLGGGMLMPLGMTIMTRAAGPHRIGRLMAVLGIPMLLGPIGGPILGGWLIDTASWHWIFLINLPIGVIALVYAQMALPKDAPEPSESFDFVGMLMLSPGLALFLYGVSSLPETGTFAESKVWAPMLVGGALVVAFVLYSFKPRHPLLDLRLFRNRSLTIASLTLFVFIIAFMGAGLLFPSYFLQVRGETTLAAGLLMAPQGIGAMITMPIAGTLADRVPIGRTVPFALALIVVGFFGFTQVDPQTSYWLLGGSLFVMGLGMGGTMMPIMTSALRTLQAQEVARGSTLVNILQQIGGSVGAAVMSVILTNELNGSRPIPGLVDESGKPITEAGLAIAAQQRPELLEQMPVDPSLIERGLDFAATSFANTFWVAFGLVVLTFIPAALLPRRRQPAQLDDPQGELVKTPVVIH, from the coding sequence GTGACACAGCAATCCGTCGCGACATCGGACAAACTCGACGCCGCGGTGCTCAAGGTGGCGGGCGTCGTCGTCCTTGGCGCGATCATGTCGATCCTCGACGTGACGGTGGTCAGCGTGGCGCTGCCCACCTTCCAGAGCGAGTTCGACGCGTCCTACGCGCGCGTCGCGTGGACCATGACCGCGTACACCCTGGCCCTGGCCACCGTGATCCCGCTCAGCGGGTGGGCGGCCGACCGGTTCGGCACCAAACGCCTCTACATGGTGGCGCTGGCCCTGTTCACCATCGGGTCGGGGCTCTGCGCGACGGCCGACACGATCGGCGAGCTGATCGGCTACCGCGTCCTGCAGGGCCTCGGCGGCGGCATGCTCATGCCACTGGGCATGACCATCATGACCCGCGCGGCCGGCCCGCACCGGATCGGCCGGTTGATGGCCGTCCTTGGCATCCCGATGCTGCTCGGCCCGATCGGCGGCCCGATCCTCGGCGGCTGGTTGATCGACACGGCGAGTTGGCACTGGATCTTCCTGATCAACCTGCCGATCGGCGTCATCGCCCTGGTCTACGCACAGATGGCGCTGCCGAAGGACGCCCCGGAGCCGTCCGAGTCGTTCGACTTCGTCGGCATGCTCATGCTCTCGCCGGGTCTCGCCCTGTTCCTCTACGGCGTCTCGTCCCTGCCGGAGACCGGCACCTTCGCCGAATCCAAGGTCTGGGCCCCGATGCTGGTCGGCGGCGCGCTGGTGGTGGCGTTCGTGCTCTACTCGTTCAAGCCCCGGCATCCGCTGCTCGACCTGCGGCTGTTCCGCAACCGCAGCCTGACCATCGCCTCGCTGACACTGTTCGTGTTCATCATCGCGTTCATGGGCGCCGGCCTGCTGTTCCCGAGCTACTTCCTGCAGGTGCGCGGCGAAACGACGCTGGCCGCCGGTCTGCTGATGGCCCCGCAGGGCATCGGCGCGATGATCACCATGCCGATCGCGGGCACGCTCGCCGACCGGGTGCCGATCGGGCGTACCGTCCCGTTCGCGCTGGCGCTCATCGTCGTCGGGTTCTTCGGCTTCACCCAGGTCGACCCGCAGACCTCGTACTGGCTGCTCGGCGGGTCGCTGTTCGTGATGGGCCTGGGCATGGGCGGCACGATGATGCCGATCATGACGTCGGCGCTGCGGACGTTGCAGGCGCAGGAGGTGGCGCGCGGCTCCACGCTGGTCAACATCCTCCAGCAGATCGGCGGGTCGGTCGGCGCCGCCGTGATGTCGGTGATCCTCACCAACGAGCTGAACGGCTCCCGGCCGATCCCCGGCCTGGTGGACGAGAGTGGCAAGCCGATCACCGAGGCCGGGCTGGCCATCGCCGCCCAGCAGCGGCCGGAGCTGCTTGAGCAGATGCCGGTGGACCCGTCGCTCATCGAACGCGGGCTCGACTTCGCCGCCACGTCGTTCGCCAACACGTTCTGGGTCGCGTTCGGGCTGGTCGTGCTCACGTTCATCCCGGCCGCGCTGCTGCCGCGCCGACGTCAGCCGGCGCAGCTCGACGACCCGCAGGGCGAGTTGGTCAAGACGCCAGTCGTCATCCACTGA
- the ltrA gene encoding group II intron reverse transcriptase/maturase produces MAKGDSEVSKEGTVMVEDPGVNVPGAWPDAGLAQARVRRMQTKLHQWATADPCRRFDDLYNLVYDPATLMMAFDRVAGNAGARSAGVDGSTVFDIRERVGEQAFLERIRERLKAREFQALPVRQQLIPKRGSGKVRKLGIPTVTDRVVQAALKLVLEPIFEADFKPSSFGFRPNRRVHDAIAEIQMLGTKGYQWVLDADIEACFDSIDHTALMDRMRLRISDKRVLALVKAFLKAGVMTRSGDREDSLTGTPQGGILSPLLANIALSVLDEHFDAQWRSWSHERRKTRRRNGLGTWRMVRYADDFVVLVFGTQTNAETVREEVSRVLAPVGLRLSVAKTQVVHMSDGFDFLGFHIKWMRKRGTDKSYVYTFIADRPVRDFKAKIRTLTRRLSQAEYRATLIRINQIQRGWANYFKHAVAKHTFDKLQTFVWWRVVHWVMRRQRMPWRDVRRWLRGPTGWRPIALDGIELFNIASTRVSRYRLRGNTIPSPWPLQITDQMA; encoded by the coding sequence ATGGCGAAGGGCGACAGCGAGGTCAGCAAGGAAGGGACTGTGATGGTCGAAGATCCCGGAGTGAATGTTCCGGGCGCGTGGCCTGACGCCGGGTTGGCGCAGGCGCGGGTACGACGGATGCAGACCAAATTGCACCAATGGGCGACGGCCGATCCGTGCCGTCGCTTCGATGATCTGTACAACCTGGTGTATGACCCGGCGACGCTGATGATGGCGTTCGACCGGGTCGCGGGCAACGCCGGGGCCCGTTCTGCGGGTGTGGACGGCTCAACCGTCTTTGACATTCGGGAGCGGGTCGGTGAACAGGCGTTCTTGGAACGCATTCGAGAGCGGTTGAAAGCGCGAGAGTTTCAGGCGTTGCCGGTGCGGCAGCAACTGATTCCGAAGCGCGGGTCGGGCAAGGTCCGCAAGTTGGGGATCCCGACGGTTACCGACCGGGTGGTCCAAGCGGCGCTGAAGCTGGTGTTGGAGCCGATCTTCGAGGCGGACTTCAAGCCGTCATCGTTCGGTTTCCGGCCCAACCGGCGAGTGCACGACGCGATTGCCGAGATTCAGATGTTGGGCACGAAGGGTTATCAGTGGGTCCTGGATGCCGACATCGAAGCGTGTTTCGATTCCATCGACCACACCGCGTTGATGGATCGGATGCGTCTACGGATCTCGGACAAACGTGTACTGGCCCTGGTGAAGGCGTTCCTGAAAGCCGGAGTCATGACCAGATCCGGTGATCGGGAGGACAGCCTCACCGGCACTCCTCAAGGGGGCATTCTCTCACCGCTGCTGGCCAACATCGCTCTGAGCGTGCTCGATGAGCACTTCGACGCTCAGTGGCGGTCATGGAGCCACGAGCGCCGCAAGACCCGGCGTCGCAACGGGCTGGGCACCTGGCGGATGGTCCGCTACGCGGACGACTTCGTCGTGCTGGTGTTCGGTACCCAAACCAACGCCGAAACGGTGCGCGAGGAGGTGAGCAGGGTGCTGGCACCTGTGGGACTTCGCCTGTCCGTGGCGAAAACCCAGGTGGTGCACATGAGCGACGGGTTCGACTTCCTCGGCTTCCATATCAAGTGGATGCGTAAACGGGGAACGGATAAGAGCTACGTCTACACCTTCATCGCAGACAGGCCAGTCCGCGATTTCAAGGCAAAGATCCGAACTCTGACCCGCAGATTGTCCCAGGCCGAGTACCGGGCAACGCTGATCCGGATCAACCAGATCCAGCGTGGCTGGGCGAACTACTTCAAACACGCGGTGGCCAAACACACCTTCGACAAACTCCAGACCTTCGTCTGGTGGCGCGTCGTGCACTGGGTGATGCGCCGCCAACGCATGCCTTGGAGAGACGTCCGGCGATGGTTACGCGGCCCTACTGGCTGGCGTCCCATCGCCCTGGACGGGATCGAACTGTTCAACATCGCCTCAACACGAGTCAGCCGATACCGGCTGCGAGGCAACACGATCCCATCCCCTTGGCCCTTACAGATCACCGACCAGATGGCATGA
- a CDS encoding DUF222 domain-containing protein, protein MVEELTQAEDAIAACADAATWSSPEGELIAALDTAHRIEQRLAAVQLALIRELDGRGTATTQGASSTAVWLRERLRLTIPAARRLVDLAAVLDTGNPGVRNALADGRITVDQARIIADTVDAVQTSASPEAADKAVGVLVEWAGQFDPTLLRRLSTRILDHVAPDIADAAAKAALDAEARRATRDRHLTLSTLTDGRLRLTGILDSETAGLLRAAIDPLNAPSGPDDQRTPGQRRHDALGDVCRLALRTGELPEHGGDCAQVVVTTDYDGLTRQLGGSTLDTGLHLTPEAVRRLACDAGILPAVLSGAGQPLDLGRQRRLVTGPLRRALVLRDRGCAFPGCDRPPRWCDAHVRREALIDRVEVRDHHRRPVAAGR, encoded by the coding sequence ATGGTCGAGGAGTTGACGCAGGCAGAGGACGCCATCGCCGCCTGCGCCGACGCGGCCACCTGGTCGTCCCCCGAGGGCGAGCTGATCGCCGCGCTCGACACCGCGCACCGCATCGAGCAGCGCCTCGCCGCGGTGCAGCTCGCCCTGATCCGTGAGCTCGACGGGCGGGGCACCGCCACCACCCAGGGCGCCTCCTCCACCGCGGTCTGGCTCCGCGAACGGTTACGCCTCACCATCCCGGCCGCCCGCCGCCTCGTCGACCTCGCCGCCGTCCTGGACACCGGCAACCCTGGGGTACGCAACGCACTCGCCGACGGTCGTATCACCGTGGACCAGGCCCGGATCATCGCCGACACCGTCGACGCCGTGCAGACCTCCGCGAGTCCCGAGGCCGCCGACAAAGCCGTCGGGGTGCTCGTCGAGTGGGCGGGGCAATTCGACCCCACCCTGTTGCGCAGACTCAGCACCCGCATCCTCGACCATGTCGCACCCGACATCGCCGACGCTGCCGCCAAAGCCGCCCTGGATGCCGAGGCCCGCCGTGCCACCCGCGACCGCCACCTCACCCTCTCCACCCTCACTGACGGCCGCCTGCGACTCACCGGCATCCTCGACTCCGAAACCGCTGGGCTGCTCCGCGCCGCCATCGACCCCCTCAACGCGCCGTCGGGTCCTGACGACCAGCGCACTCCCGGGCAGCGCCGGCACGACGCCCTCGGTGACGTGTGCCGCCTCGCCCTGCGCACCGGCGAGTTGCCCGAGCACGGCGGTGATTGCGCCCAGGTCGTCGTGACCACCGACTACGACGGGTTGACCCGGCAACTGGGCGGCAGCACCCTCGACACCGGCCTGCACCTCACTCCCGAGGCCGTGCGCCGACTCGCCTGTGACGCCGGCATCCTCCCGGCCGTCCTCAGCGGAGCTGGCCAACCACTGGACCTCGGTCGGCAACGCCGCCTCGTCACCGGTCCTCTCCGGCGAGCCCTGGTGCTGCGCGACCGTGGCTGCGCCTTCCCCGGTTGCGACCGACCACCGCGCTGGTGCGACGCACACGTGCGCCGTGAGGCGCTGATTGATCGAGTGGAGGTGAGAGACCACCACCGCCGTCCTGTCGCGGCAGGACGGTGA
- a CDS encoding DinB family protein: MKADLHSYLKGGRESLLWKLDGLGEYDIRRPLTPTATNLLGLVKHSAAMETLYFGVVFGRPFEQELPWLGDGAEPNADMWASADETREEIVGLYRRAIAHADTTIDALALDEVGLVPWWGDAAVTLHHVLVHVIAETQRHAGHADIVRELIDGAAGLLSENDNLPPVDESWWLDYRQRVEQAALDASERRR, encoded by the coding sequence ATGAAGGCAGACCTGCACAGTTACTTGAAGGGCGGCCGCGAGTCGCTGCTGTGGAAGCTCGACGGCCTCGGCGAGTACGACATTCGGCGTCCGTTGACCCCGACCGCGACCAACCTGCTCGGTCTGGTGAAGCACTCGGCGGCCATGGAGACCCTCTACTTCGGCGTCGTGTTCGGCCGACCGTTCGAGCAGGAGTTGCCCTGGCTCGGCGACGGGGCGGAGCCCAATGCCGACATGTGGGCGAGCGCGGACGAGACCCGTGAGGAGATCGTCGGACTGTACCGGCGCGCGATCGCCCACGCCGACACCACCATCGATGCCCTTGCGCTGGACGAGGTCGGCCTCGTGCCGTGGTGGGGTGATGCGGCGGTCACGTTGCACCACGTCCTGGTCCACGTCATAGCGGAAACCCAACGGCACGCCGGCCACGCCGACATCGTGCGCGAACTCATCGACGGCGCGGCCGGGTTGCTGTCCGAGAACGACAACCTGCCCCCGGTCGACGAGTCATGGTGGCTGGACTACCGCCAGCGGGTGGAGCAGGCCGCCCTCGACGCCAGTGAACGCCGCAGGTAG